The stretch of DNA CCGGCATGGCGACGGACGAGGTCACGGACACCCCCGTCCTCGTCGTGGACAGGCCGGGCTGGACGCGGGCCAACGTCGCCGGCTTCCGCGAACTCCTCAAACCCCTCCTCGACAAGATGCGGGACCGCAGGGGCTCCGGGCCCGGCGGAGCGGTACTCGGCGCGGTCGGCGGCAAGGTCACCGGCGTCGAGCTGGGGATGCTGCTTTCGTTCATGTCGTCCCGCGTCCTCGGCCAGTACGAGACGTTCGCGCCCGCCACCCGCGCGCTGCCCGCGGCGAGCGGCGGCGGCAGGCTGCTGCTCGTGGCGCCCAACATCGTGCAGGTCGAGCGGGAGCTGGAGGTCGACCCGCACGACTTCAGGCTCTGGGTCTGCCTGCACGAGGAGACGCACCGTACCCAGTTCACCGGGGTGCCCTGGCTGCGCGACCACCTGGAGAGCGAGATCCAGGAGTTCCTCGCCCAGACCGAGGTCGACCCCATGACCTTCCTCGAACGGCTGCGGGAGGCCGCCCAGTCGCTGGCCACCGGACGCGGTGAGGACAGCGGTGAGGACGCGGGCGAGGGAAGGTCCATCGTCGAACTGGTCCAGACCCCCGCCCAGCGCGAGATCCTGGGCCGGCTGACGGCCGTGATGTCGCTGCTCGAAGGCCACGCCGACTTCGTGATGGACGGGGTGGGCCCCGCCGTCGTCCCCTCGGTCGCCGAGATCCGGGAGAAGTTCCAGCAGCGCAGGGCGCACGGGGCCAGCCGGCTCGACCTCGCGCTGCGCAAACTGCTCGGCCTCGACGCGAAGCTGCGGCAGTACCGTGACGGCGAGCGTTTCGTGCGCGCCGTCGTGGAGGAGGTCGGCATGGAGGGCTTCAACCGCGTCTGGACCTCGCCGAACACGCTGCCCACCAAGGCCGAGATCGGTAAACCGATGGAGTGGGTCGCTCGGGTGCACCGCAAGACGGAGTCGTGAAGAACCTGCGGCCGAGGGCAGAAGTGCGACCCGGTAATCACCCGTCCGAGGGACCGTGAGCGACGGGTGGGCGTGCGATGCTCGGGGAATGGCTCGTTTCTGTCACCATCTACACACTCTGCGTGACAGATTGTGTGACGGATTCCGGGTCCTCCCCGATCTCCACTCCAC from Streptomyces tsukubensis encodes:
- a CDS encoding zinc-dependent metalloprotease → MTSIGGAQMVDWNLAVATATRLARPGPEVSRDEARAIVAELRRHAKSAEEHVRSFTGMATDEVTDTPVLVVDRPGWTRANVAGFRELLKPLLDKMRDRRGSGPGGAVLGAVGGKVTGVELGMLLSFMSSRVLGQYETFAPATRALPAASGGGRLLLVAPNIVQVERELEVDPHDFRLWVCLHEETHRTQFTGVPWLRDHLESEIQEFLAQTEVDPMTFLERLREAAQSLATGRGEDSGEDAGEGRSIVELVQTPAQREILGRLTAVMSLLEGHADFVMDGVGPAVVPSVAEIREKFQQRRAHGASRLDLALRKLLGLDAKLRQYRDGERFVRAVVEEVGMEGFNRVWTSPNTLPTKAEIGKPMEWVARVHRKTES